From the genome of Danio aesculapii chromosome 16, fDanAes4.1, whole genome shotgun sequence, one region includes:
- the bnipl gene encoding bcl-2/adenovirus E1B 19 kDa-interacting protein 2-like protein isoform X1: MGTYSDQREAYMQNGHTENSRTSDLIPGMELREEWQDEEFPRPLPEDTHSPGDEEESAGAEGKKPAPPTSLALTGNTVRKKRLVAPTLSLTLDKTSTDRSLKSDEFEASALSPSPDDDLDMDINLEALETPSDSESYNFPESMHDLEWEDDLPRMGKASIRKPSLLEHAEMGHLELDQVDDYGRRWRHFHIGGQDYQVNMSVLEPYLQVLSHGGYYGDGSTAIIMFTSCYLPENTTEHYEYVMDNLFRYIIGTLDLMVSENYILVYLCGMAPRNKMPGIKWLRQCYMSIDRRLRKDLKGLFVVHPAWYVRALITFIKPFISEKFSRKMRFIHSLQELAEFVPVEQLQIPDCIREYDTQLNR, translated from the exons ATGGGGACTTACTCAGATCAGAGGGAAGCATACATGCAAAATGG GCACACTGAAAACAGCAGAACATCAGACTTAATCCCTGGCATGGAGCTCCGGGAGGAATGGCAGGATGAGGAGTTTCCCAG ACCACTTCCAGAGGACACACATAGTCCTGGTGATGAAGAGGAAAGTGCTGGAGCAGAGGGAAAAAAGCCTG CCCCTCCCACCAGCCTGGCCCTTACAGGGAATACAGTCAGAAAGAAGCGACTAGTGGCACCGACTCTGAGTCTAACATTGGATAAAACCTCCACTGACCGGAGCCTGAAATCAGATGAGTTTGAAGCTTCTGCCCTTTCACCGTCTCCTGATGATGACCTAGACATGGACATTAACCTGGAGGCCTTAGAAACGCCTTCAGACAGCGAGTCCTACAACTTCCCAGAAAGCATGCATGACTTAGAATGGGAAG ATGATCTTCCACGCATGGGTAAAGCATCGATCAGAAAACCCAGTTTACTAGAGCATGCAGAGATGGGACACTTGGAGTTGGATCAAGTAGACGATTATGGCAGACGATGGAGACATTTCCATATTGGCGGACAAGACTATCAAGTCAACATGAGCGTTTTGGAGCCATACCTCCAAGTACTCTCACATGGAG GGTACTATGGAGACGGATCGACGGCTATCATCATGTTTACCTCCTGCTACCTTCCGGAAAATACAACAGAACACTATGAGTATGTGATGGACAACCTGTTCAG GTACATCATTGGCACATTGGACTTGATGGTGTCTGAGAATTACATTTTGGTGTATCTGTGTGGAATGGCTCCTCGCAATAAGATGCCCGGCATTAAGTGGCTGCGACAGTGTTACATGTCCATTGACAGAAG GTTAAGGAAAGACTTGAAAGGGCTGTTTGTGGTTCATCCGGCCTGGTATGTTAGAGCGCTGATCACGTTCATCAAACCCTTCATCAG TGAGAAGTTCAGCAGGAAGATGCGCTTCATCCACAGCCTGCAGGAACTGGCAGAGTTTGTTCCTGTGGAGCAGCTGCAAATCCCAGACTGCATCAGAGA
- the bnipl gene encoding bcl-2/adenovirus E1B 19 kDa-interacting protein 2-like protein isoform X2, whose amino-acid sequence MELREEWQDEEFPRPLPEDTHSPGDEEESAGAEGKKPAPPTSLALTGNTVRKKRLVAPTLSLTLDKTSTDRSLKSDEFEASALSPSPDDDLDMDINLEALETPSDSESYNFPESMHDLEWEDDLPRMGKASIRKPSLLEHAEMGHLELDQVDDYGRRWRHFHIGGQDYQVNMSVLEPYLQVLSHGGYYGDGSTAIIMFTSCYLPENTTEHYEYVMDNLFRYIIGTLDLMVSENYILVYLCGMAPRNKMPGIKWLRQCYMSIDRRLRKDLKGLFVVHPAWYVRALITFIKPFISEKFSRKMRFIHSLQELAEFVPVEQLQIPDCIREYDTQLNR is encoded by the exons ATGGAGCTCCGGGAGGAATGGCAGGATGAGGAGTTTCCCAG ACCACTTCCAGAGGACACACATAGTCCTGGTGATGAAGAGGAAAGTGCTGGAGCAGAGGGAAAAAAGCCTG CCCCTCCCACCAGCCTGGCCCTTACAGGGAATACAGTCAGAAAGAAGCGACTAGTGGCACCGACTCTGAGTCTAACATTGGATAAAACCTCCACTGACCGGAGCCTGAAATCAGATGAGTTTGAAGCTTCTGCCCTTTCACCGTCTCCTGATGATGACCTAGACATGGACATTAACCTGGAGGCCTTAGAAACGCCTTCAGACAGCGAGTCCTACAACTTCCCAGAAAGCATGCATGACTTAGAATGGGAAG ATGATCTTCCACGCATGGGTAAAGCATCGATCAGAAAACCCAGTTTACTAGAGCATGCAGAGATGGGACACTTGGAGTTGGATCAAGTAGACGATTATGGCAGACGATGGAGACATTTCCATATTGGCGGACAAGACTATCAAGTCAACATGAGCGTTTTGGAGCCATACCTCCAAGTACTCTCACATGGAG GGTACTATGGAGACGGATCGACGGCTATCATCATGTTTACCTCCTGCTACCTTCCGGAAAATACAACAGAACACTATGAGTATGTGATGGACAACCTGTTCAG GTACATCATTGGCACATTGGACTTGATGGTGTCTGAGAATTACATTTTGGTGTATCTGTGTGGAATGGCTCCTCGCAATAAGATGCCCGGCATTAAGTGGCTGCGACAGTGTTACATGTCCATTGACAGAAG GTTAAGGAAAGACTTGAAAGGGCTGTTTGTGGTTCATCCGGCCTGGTATGTTAGAGCGCTGATCACGTTCATCAAACCCTTCATCAG TGAGAAGTTCAGCAGGAAGATGCGCTTCATCCACAGCCTGCAGGAACTGGCAGAGTTTGTTCCTGTGGAGCAGCTGCAAATCCCAGACTGCATCAGAGA